In one window of Onychomys torridus chromosome 5, mOncTor1.1, whole genome shotgun sequence DNA:
- the LOC118584714 gene encoding histone H2B type 1-A, which translates to MPEVSAKGTTISKKGFKKAVTKTQKKEGRKRKRCRKESYSIYIYKVLKQVHPDTGISSKAMSIMNSFVTDIFERIAGEASRLAHYNKRSTITSREIQTAVRLLLPGELAKHAVSEGTKAVTKYTSSK; encoded by the coding sequence ATGCCGGAGGTATCAGCAAAGGGCACTACCATTTCCAAGAAAGGCTTCAAGAAAGCGGTCACGAAGACTCAGAAAAAGGAGGGTCGGAAACGGAAGAGATGCCGTAAAGAGAGCTACTCCATCTACATCTATAAAGTGCTGAAGCAGGTGCATCCGGACACGggcatctcctccaaggccatgaGCATTATGAATTCCTTTGTGACAGACATCTTCGAGCGCATCGCGGGCGAGGCGTCGCGCCTGGCGCACTACAACAAGCGCTCGACCATCACGTCGCGGGAGATCCAGACGGCAGTGCGCCTGCTGCTGCCCGGGGAGCTGGCCAAGCACGCCGTGTCCGAGGGCACCAAGGCCGTCACCAAGTACACCAGCTCCAAGTGA
- the LOC118584206 gene encoding histone H2A type 4: MSGRAKQGGKARAKAKSRSFRAGLQFPVGRVHRLLRQGNYAERIGAGTPVYLAAVLEYLTAEILELAGNAARDNKKTRIIPRHLQLAIRNDEELNKLLGRVTIAQGGVLPNIQAVLLPKKTESHKAQSK; encoded by the coding sequence ATGTCCGGACGTGCAAAGCAGGGTGGCAAGGCTCGCGCCAAGGCGAAGTCCCGGTCTTTCAGGGCTGGCCTGCAGTTCCCCGTGGGTCGTGTTCATAGGCTCCTTCGCCAAGGGAACTATGCCGAGCGCATCGGGGCTGGCACACCAGTGTACCTGGCGGCCGTGCTGGAGTACCTGACGGCCGAGATCCTGGAGCTGGCCGGCAACGCGGCCCGCGACAACAAGAAGACGCGCATCATCCCGCGCCACCTGCAGCTGGCCATCCGCAACGACGAGGAGCTCAACAAGCTGCTGGGCCGCGTCACCATCGCGCAGGGCGGCGTCCTGCCCAACATCCAGGCGGTGCTGCTGCCCAAGAAGACCGAGAGCCACAAGGCGCAGAGCAAGTGA